In Bradyrhizobium sp. WBOS07, the genomic window TTGGAGAAGCCGCCGATGAAGTCCGAGCCGCCGGTGAAGGTGAGGCTGTAGCCGTACACGGCCCAGATCACGGTGACGACGCAGACGGTGTAGAACACCTGCATCAGGACGGAGAGCATGTTCTTGGAGCGGACGAGACCGCCGTAGAACAGGGCGAGGCCGGGGATCGTCATCAACAGGACCAGCACTGTCGATGTCATCATCCAGGCGTTGTCTCCCTTGTTGATTGTTGGCTCGGCGTAGGCTGCGGTCGCAGCGAACAGGCCGACTGCGAGAGCCGCCAATCCCGCGCCATAGGGACGCTTGAACGTCATAATATTCACTCCTGCTTGGATAAGGTTGAGCGCGAAATCAGAGGGCCGCGGCATCGGCCTCGCCGGTGCGGATGCGCACCGCGTGGTCGAGGTTGATGACGAAGATCTTGCCGTCGCCGATCTGTCCGGTTTTCGCGGCGGACGTGATGGCGTCGATGGTCTTGTCGACCTGGTCGGAGGCGACAGCGACCTCGATCTTGATCTTGGGCAGGAAGCTCACGGCATATTCGGCGCCGCGATAGATTTCCGTATGGCCCTTCTGGCGGCCATATCCCTTGACTTCCGTCACCGTGAGACCATGAACGCCGATGGCGGTCAGGGCGTCACGGACTTCTTCCAGCTTGAATGGCTTAATGATCGCCATAACAATTTTCATGGGTCCTATCCCCGCTTGGGCCCGGTCCGGACATGGCCGGGCGTTCTCGACTGGTTCGCCACGAGGGAGAAGTTCACTACGCGGGCACAGCCAGGACCCCTAGAATCAAATGCCGTGCCAGATCAGGCATGTTGCCTAACGGACTATGAAAACGGGGGTTTTCGCGTTTGACGGGTATTGCAGTGCGGTGCGCCATTCCGTCGCGCCCAAAACGTGATCATGCCTGCTTAAAACGCGAGCACGACAGGCTGCCGACACAATGTTGCTCATGTGTCGGGCAGCGAAAAGGTAATTTTGTAGCGTAGGCGCTTATTGCAGGGCTTCGCCGTGCTGCGAAATATCCAGCCCCTCGAGTTCCTGCTCACGGGATACGCGCAAGGGCACGAACAGGCCGACCAGCTTGAGCAGGATGAAGCTCACGCCTGCCGACCAGACGAAGGTGATGGCGATCCCATAGAGCTGGATCAGCAATTGCTGCGGATTGCCCTCGAAAAGGCCGGCGGTGCCGCCGATGGCGCTGGTTGCGAACACGCCGGCGAGCAGGGTCCCGGTCAGGCCGCCGATGCCGTGGACGCCGAACACGTCCAGGGAATCGTCATAGTTGAAGCGGTGCTTCAGCCAGGTGCAGGCCCAATAGCAGGACGCGCCG contains:
- a CDS encoding P-II family nitrogen regulator; amino-acid sequence: MKIVMAIIKPFKLEEVRDALTAIGVHGLTVTEVKGYGRQKGHTEIYRGAEYAVSFLPKIKIEVAVASDQVDKTIDAITSAAKTGQIGDGKIFVINLDHAVRIRTGEADAAAL